The genomic region AAGTTCGGTGCCAATAGAGCCGTTTAGCGCCTGATAGACATCCCAAGTAACATAGTCGGCCTCAAAGCCTATGCGGGCCAAATCTAACGGTCTTAAAAGATCAGCCAGCGTTTCGTAAATGCTAACGCCGTGCCGAATCACTTCAAAATCTTGCGCCTGCTGAACGGCCTGCTCTACATAACGAAAGTCGGTGATGAGCCACTGCGCCTCAGCCGTAATGAGCAACATGCCTGCCGTGCCAGTAAAACCGCTAAAATAGCGGCGGTTTTCCGGTTTTGTAACAATTACGCCATCAACATTCTCTTGCCTGAGCAAATTGTGCAAACGTTTCAAGCGTTTCTTCATTTTTTGCCGTCTCCTTTACGGAGCAAGATAGCAGCCGCTTCCAGAGCTAATAAATAGCTCGCTACCCCAAAACCGCTAATCTGGCCAACAACTACCGGCGCAATCACCGAGTGCCGCCGAAATTCTTCCCGGCCATAAATGTTGGACAAATGAACCTCGATAACCGGCAACGATACAGCCGCCAGGGCATCACGTAAAGCAATGCTGTAATGAGTAAAAGCGGCTGGGTTGATGATAAGACACTCGTACCGGCCATCAGCTTGCTGCACCGCGTCAATCAGCGCACCCTCGTGATTGGACTGGAAACAATCCACTTCCAGGCCGAGCGCCTTGGCTTTATCACTAATTAGCGCGTTAATTTCCCCTAGGGTTGTAACGCCATAAATATGCGGTTCTCGTCTTCCCAGCCAATTAAGATTTGGACCGTGCAGCACCAAAACTCGCCGGGCCTTTTCCCCCATAAAGCATTCTCCCCCGTAGCTCACTAACTTTTTGATTTTACCATAAAATTGCCTTTTTGCCTAGATTTTCTTAACTGCCGCTAATCGTAATACCACTAATCCTAAGAGTAGGCGCACCCTGGGAACCGAAAAACCGCAGATCACTCCCCACGGCATCGACATTATTCAGCAATTCCAGAATATTGCCAGCGATGGCTACCCCGCGGACGGCATGGGTAAACTCCCCGTTCTCAATCCACACGCCGGCGGCGCCGATCGAGAAATCGCCGGAAATGGGGTTGGCTGTATGCATGCCCATGACATTAGTGACATAAAAACCCTTTCTAACCCCAGCAATTATGGCATTCGGCTCGGTATCACCGGGTTGAATAAAAATATTAGTAGGCCCTACTTCCGGCAAACCTTTGAACGAACCACGCACGCCGTTGCCGGTACTGGCCACATTATCTTTAGCTGCCGTATAGGTATTATATAAGTAATTTTTTAATTCACCCCGCACCACCAATTCGGTACGGCGGGTAAGCACTCCTTCGCCATCGACGGGACTGGAGGCAATACCTCCTTCCAGGCGGCCATCGTCTACGAGCGAAAGAACCGGCGAAGCCACTTTTTGTCCCAGCTTGCCTTTAAATAGGGAGCGGCCCTTCTGTACGGCATCGGCACTCAGCGCCGGTATCAAAATGCTGAAAAAGTTAGTGGCAATATAGGGACTGAGAACCAAGGCCGCTTTTGTCGTACCAATCGTCTTCGCGCCAAGCAGCATGACGGCTTCCCGTGCTGCTTCACTGCCAACCGCGGCAGGATCAAGTTCGGCAAACCGCCGCCGATAACTCAGAGCCATGCCGGTCTGGACATCGCCGTCTTGCTCCGCGAGCACCATGCCATAGACGCCGCAATAACCGCTCCGGTAAGCCACCGCCAGACCGTTCGAATTAGCTAGCGCCACGCCATAATCGGCATCTTCATAGACGCAACGTTCCGTCCGCCGGACGCGCTTGTCGGTCCGCTGCGCCGCCCGCTCTACTTCTTTCGCTTTTTCAATCTTTTCCTCTACCGACGCCAGGGCCAACTGGCGGTCAAGAAGATCCATTTCCGGTATCTGTTGTGGCTTACCGGGAAGAAAATGATATCTATCGGCAAAGCTTTTGCGGCTGTTAGCCAGCGCTTGGCGGACTACGCCTTCAATATCGCCGCTGTCGATGCCGGTACAATGAGCAAACCCCACCGCTTGTTCTCGCGAAATTACGCGAATGCCAATGCCGGTGTCGTTGGCCTGCTTTAATGTTTCCACCTTCTGCTCGGCTACTTCTATCGTAAGGGCCCTAGCGTCAAGCACATAGGCTTCGGCCGCATAGGCGCCAATTTTTTGCGCCAATTGTACTGCCTTAACAGCTATTTCCAAATAATCCACCAAAATCCCTCCGACCGTATTCCAATAAGTTTATTATATGCCCCAGTTGCATGCTTAATGCGACAGCACACTGGTCGCCCATTTATGGGTATTCCCTGTTTTTGCTAGTTTCCCTGCCTAAATATCTCAATCTTCATCTGCTTTTTTAGCCGATTTAACAAAGAAATAATAATAATGATATCGCACAAATTTTAATTCAGAATAATAGCCAAAGCAGCCCGCCCCAAAAGGGACTAGGCTGCTTGGCTTCTACTTAATATGTTAAATATGCCTCTTTGTTATCCGAGCCGCTCATACCAAAAACCACGTCATGACCCAAACGGTCAGCATGCCGGTAATACCCATTACTAATGTTGCCAAGGTTTGTGCCTTGTATGCGGTATCAACGGGGATATTGGAAAACTGGGATACTACCCAGAAATACGAGTCATTAGCATGTGACACGACCATCGAACCGCAACCGATCGCCATGGTAGCCAAAACCGCTCCCATGGGGGAACCAAGCCCAAGGGTAGCGAGCAGCGGATAGACGATAGTCGATGTAGTGATTAGTGATACCGTAGATGAACCTTGGGCGGTTTTAATCGCCGCCGCAATAATAAATGGCAGAAAAACGCCAAGATTAAACTGGGCCAGGCTTTGGCCAAGATAGTTGCCGATTTTGGTCGCGGCGATAAGGGCGCCGAGAGAGCCGCCGGCAGCGGTAATCATGATAATCGCTGCCGAGTCTTTGATGCCTTGACCCACCCAGCCGGATAAAACTTCTTCGTCTAGTTTCGGGACAAGGAACAGGCAAAGACCAACCCCGATCAGGAGGGCGATCATTGGATCACCGATAAAGTCAAACGTCACCTTTAGCGTCCCTTTGCCGAAAGGCGCACCCGGGAAATTAGCCACCGATTTTAAGGCAATAAGCACGATTGGTACGACAAGCGGCGCAAAGGACGCGAGCGGACTGGGAAGTTTCTTGAATTTTGCCAGCAGTTCTTCATAACTGACACTTGTATCAGGCTCAATATTAAACCGCTTGGAATACCATGTCGCCCATAAATAGCCTGCCAAAGCGGCAGGAATGGCTACGATTAAACCGATAAAAATAACCATCCCTAAATCGGCTTTTAAGTTGTTCGCGGCCGCAATAGGCCCAGGTGTGGGCGGCACAAGCGTATGCGTTGCGTAAAGGCCGGTAGAGAGAGCCACCGCCATGACGGCCATGGAGACTCCGGCCCGTTTAGCCAGCGACTTATTAAGCGCCGAAAGAATGACAAAGCCTGAGTCACAAAAAACAGGAATAGAAGTTATATAGCCGATAACACTCATGGCCAAAGCGGGACGTTTTTCGCCTACCAGTTTGAGTATCGTTTCGGCCATGGTAAGTGCGGCGCCGCTCCGTTCCAACATAACGCCAATAATAGTGCCGGCAATAATCACGATACCGATGCGTTCGACCGTCCCACCGAAGCCCTTAGCCACATGCTGGGTCACTTCGACGGGATTCATCCCCGCAGCAAAACCCACAAAAAACGCAGACAATAATAAAGCTAAGAAAGCATGCACTTTGTATCGAGAAATCAAGACAATCATAAAAACAATGGCTACAAATAAAATGACCAGTAACATCGGACCTTGAACCACGCAAAAACCCTCCTTTACACAAAGATTGTTTATAAGCGAACCGTTACCGTCCTCACCCCTTTTCTTTCTGTGTTTTCCAAAGCTCCTGAAATAATTATATAAAATATTTGGAATTTTACAACTTAATTATAGAAAATTAATAGCCGTTCAACTGGCCCATTTCACCCCATCATACCTACCAATAGATAAACACACAAAAAAAGAAGGGGGAGCCCCTTCTCTTTTAACATGCTTAATTTTACAAATATTCTTTTGCTACCGCCAGCGCCTTATCATAGTCGGGATGCGCGGTAACTTCCTTTACATATTCAACATGCCGCACGACGCCTTTTTGGTCGACGACGATGATACCGCGCGCAAGAAGTCGTAATTCTTCAATAACAAAACCGTACTTTAAACCAAAGTCCAGGTCTTTATGGTCGGATAGCGTTTTTACATTGTCAATGCCCTGGGCCGCGCAATATTTAGCCAAAGCAAACGGTAAATCGACGCTGACAGAAAGGACAACTGCCCCACTAAGTTCAGACGCCTCTTCATTAAAGCGGCGCGTCTGCATATCGCATACCGGAGTATCTACTGAAGGCACTACACTGATAATACGCACTTTGCCTTGATAGTCGCTTAGTTTTACCGGTTCAAGCGCTGTCGACAATACGGTGAAATCCGGCGCGTTCATACCCGCTTTAATTTCCGGTCCAAGCAAAGTTAGCGGATTACCTTTAAAAGTAATAACATTTTTCCGTTTTTCCATTATCCATCTTCCTTCCTTTAGCTTCCTTATGTAGTTTTCACTGCCATATTTTTCAATTCAATTTTACCATATAGATTTCAATTTGCCAATAATAATTATTATTTAAAACAAGCAAATTGTCTTCTTAAATTTATCTATAATTGCTAAAAATCTTGCACCATTATCAATCCTTCCTCCATTCTTCGTCGCCGCTTGACACGCCCCACCGAAACGGCCCATAGCCATAGTCAAAAAGTTCCGGTCCCATTTTAAAAATCCGTTAACGCGCATTAACCGAATTTCCATTCGTATTAGCATATATTTCCGCCACAATCTCCCGGAAAACAGGCGCCGCCACATCGCCGCCGGACATTCCCTCTTCGACAAAAACAACGACTACATATTGCGGATTTTCCAGCGGTGCGTAGCCGGCAAACCAGGCATGGTTAATCCCTTTGCCTTTGCCATCGGTCCGGCCTGTTTCCGCGGAGCCGGTCTTGCCTGCCGAACCGATGCCGTCTACATAAGCAGCCTGCCCCGTCCCATAGCGCGTCACCGCCAGCATCATCGCCCGCAGTTCGGCGGCTGTAGCGCGGGACAAAACACGAACGCCCCGCGAAACGGGAAATTGTTTAATTACGACGCCTTCCGGTGAGGTAAATTTACTGACTATATAAGGCTCTACTTTTACCCCGTCATTAACAATCGTAGCCACCAGGGATGCAACCTGTAGCGGCGTGGCTTCTAAAAGTCCCTGGCCGATGGCCAGATTGGCCAAATCTCCCGGATAGAGTGCATCGGCCGCAGGCAGATTGCCATCGGCCTCGCTTTCAAAATTAAGCCCGGTATGCTGACCAAACCCCAGCTTATGCGCGTATTCAATAACTTTAGCCGGGCCTAACCGAAGAGCCACTTCAATTAATACCGGATTGCTGGAGTAGGCTATTGCGTCGGTAAAGGTTAATCGGCCCCGTGGACCCCGCTCATAATCCCATCCTTTAAAACGTAAGCTCCCAACGTCAATATAACCCTGGTCATAAAAGATATCTTGCGGCCGTACAGCGCCACTTTCCAGGGCAGCTGCCGCTACCACCAGCTTAAAGACCGAGCCAGGCTGATAGGCGGCCAAAGCGCGGTTTAAGAGCGGCGCAGTAACGTGCTGTAAATAATCGCCCAGGTTATTGGCGTCAAAGTTTGGCCGGGAAGCACAGGCCAAAATCTCACCGGTCGATGGTCTAAGAATCACCACCGCGCCTTTAGGCACATGCCGATCCATTACTCCTTCCACAATCTTTTGAATACGGCTGTCAATAGTAAGGACTACATTACTGGGCGCCGCGCCGTTATTGAGCCGAATACGTTTGTAGCCAAGACCTGGAATGAGCCGCTGGCCGGCGTCAACTACCGCCGCTACATACTCGGGCTGGTTGCCGCGCAGGATTTCGTCATACATGCCCTCGATACCGCTGACACCTTTATTGTCCGCTTGATTAATATACCCTACAATATGAGCGGCCAGCGCACTGGAACCATACCGTTTTTTTTCCGCCACACACAACACTCCGGGTAAATGGAGCCCGTTAATTTTTTGAGCGGTAACGGCATCAAGATCGGTCTTCATTTTAAATGGATACCCGGCTTGCGCCAGCTGCTCAAGAATATTCTCGCGCGGCAGGCCGGTAACGACCGCCAGCTGGGCGGCGGTCTGGCTAACGCTCACGATTTGTTCAGGAAAGACGACCACGCTGAAGTGCTGGGCCGTGTTGGTAAGTGGCTGACCATTGCGATCAAGAATTTCGC from Thermosinus carboxydivorans Nor1 harbors:
- a CDS encoding TldD/PmbA family protein, translating into MDYLEIAVKAVQLAQKIGAYAAEAYVLDARALTIEVAEQKVETLKQANDTGIGIRVISREQAVGFAHCTGIDSGDIEGVVRQALANSRKSFADRYHFLPGKPQQIPEMDLLDRQLALASVEEKIEKAKEVERAAQRTDKRVRRTERCVYEDADYGVALANSNGLAVAYRSGYCGVYGMVLAEQDGDVQTGMALSYRRRFAELDPAAVGSEAAREAVMLLGAKTIGTTKAALVLSPYIATNFFSILIPALSADAVQKGRSLFKGKLGQKVASPVLSLVDDGRLEGGIASSPVDGEGVLTRRTELVVRGELKNYLYNTYTAAKDNVASTGNGVRGSFKGLPEVGPTNIFIQPGDTEPNAIIAGVRKGFYVTNVMGMHTANPISGDFSIGAAGVWIENGEFTHAVRGVAIAGNILELLNNVDAVGSDLRFFGSQGAPTLRISGITISGS
- the tpx gene encoding thiol peroxidase encodes the protein MEKRKNVITFKGNPLTLLGPEIKAGMNAPDFTVLSTALEPVKLSDYQGKVRIISVVPSVDTPVCDMQTRRFNEEASELSGAVVLSVSVDLPFALAKYCAAQGIDNVKTLSDHKDLDFGLKYGFVIEELRLLARGIIVVDQKGVVRHVEYVKEVTAHPDYDKALAVAKEYL
- a CDS encoding peptidoglycan D,D-transpeptidase FtsI family protein, which codes for MAFHVFRIYRLLMAVFLLFGALVVRLFYLQIIDGPLLTAQSVGMRVQEVPVEVARGEILDRNGQPLTNTAQHFSVVVFPEQIVSVSQTAAQLAVVTGLPRENILEQLAQAGYPFKMKTDLDAVTAQKINGLHLPGVLCVAEKKRYGSSALAAHIVGYINQADNKGVSGIEGMYDEILRGNQPEYVAAVVDAGQRLIPGLGYKRIRLNNGAAPSNVVLTIDSRIQKIVEGVMDRHVPKGAVVILRPSTGEILACASRPNFDANNLGDYLQHVTAPLLNRALAAYQPGSVFKLVVAAAALESGAVRPQDIFYDQGYIDVGSLRFKGWDYERGPRGRLTFTDAIAYSSNPVLIEVALRLGPAKVIEYAHKLGFGQHTGLNFESEADGNLPAADALYPGDLANLAIGQGLLEATPLQVASLVATIVNDGVKVEPYIVSKFTSPEGVVIKQFPVSRGVRVLSRATAAELRAMMLAVTRYGTGQAAYVDGIGSAGKTGSAETGRTDGKGKGINHAWFAGYAPLENPQYVVVVFVEEGMSGGDVAAPVFREIVAEIYANTNGNSVNAR
- the aroQ gene encoding type II 3-dehydroquinate dehydratase; this translates as MGEKARRVLVLHGPNLNWLGRREPHIYGVTTLGEINALISDKAKALGLEVDCFQSNHEGALIDAVQQADGRYECLIINPAAFTHYSIALRDALAAVSLPVIEVHLSNIYGREEFRRHSVIAPVVVGQISGFGVASYLLALEAAAILLRKGDGKK
- a CDS encoding GntP family permease, giving the protein MVQGPMLLVILFVAIVFMIVLISRYKVHAFLALLLSAFFVGFAAGMNPVEVTQHVAKGFGGTVERIGIVIIAGTIIGVMLERSGAALTMAETILKLVGEKRPALAMSVIGYITSIPVFCDSGFVILSALNKSLAKRAGVSMAVMAVALSTGLYATHTLVPPTPGPIAAANNLKADLGMVIFIGLIVAIPAALAGYLWATWYSKRFNIEPDTSVSYEELLAKFKKLPSPLASFAPLVVPIVLIALKSVANFPGAPFGKGTLKVTFDFIGDPMIALLIGVGLCLFLVPKLDEEVLSGWVGQGIKDSAAIIMITAAGGSLGALIAATKIGNYLGQSLAQFNLGVFLPFIIAAAIKTAQGSSTVSLITTSTIVYPLLATLGLGSPMGAVLATMAIGCGSMVVSHANDSYFWVVSQFSNIPVDTAYKAQTLATLVMGITGMLTVWVMTWFLV